The following DNA comes from Mycobacterium sp. MS1601.
GCAGTCCAGCACGCCGAAGAGGTACTCCAGGCCCCACTGGCTGCCGTCGGCGGTCCACAGTGGGTCGCCCTCGAAGTCGAAGAACAGGTCGCCTTTGTCCGGATTCGGCAGCACCATCAGCGGCTGCGGATCCGCCACCTCGTAGGGCGGTTTGCCCTCGACCCGAGGTCGCCGTTGCAAACGGGCCTGGGCGCTCAGGGCGGTGATGGTGCGCGCAGGCAGGTCGGGAACCGGTTCGGTTCGCTCGGCCAGCTCGGCGACGGTGTTGACACCGGCCTCGATCAGGCGGGCTCGTTGGCTCACCCGCATCCCGGCGACCAGCAACAGGTCGTCGTGCTCGCGGACCTTCACGTCGCATTCGGGACAGCGGAAGCACGCTCGCACCCCGTCGTCCTCCCAGCGCACCGGTTGCCCGCCGGCGAAATGGGCGTCCAGCAGCCGTTGCAGGTCGGCGCGACGCGGCCGGTACACCGGGATGATCTCGTCGAGCCGGTACCGCACGGCGGTCCCGTTGCCCAGGACCAGCTCCGCCTCGTCGTGCACCGGAACTCCGGCGCGGGACAGCGTGTCGGCGTAGGCCGCCAGCTGCAGCAGCGCCTCGACCTTCGCCGAGAGAGCCAACTTGGTGTCGGCGACGCGATACCGGTCGCCATCGAGGACCAGGAAGTCGGCGAATCCCAGGAAACGGCCGTCGAACATGGCGGCCTGGTACACCACCGGTGCCCGATCGGTGATGGCGCGCATGGTCTGTGTCGCGGCGGCGGTCAGGCCGCCTGCGGTGTAGGTGGGTCTGCCGATCGTGGTGACGTCATCACCGAACCGACCGCGCAGCTCGTCGAGGCGGCGATGCTCATGTTCGTCACCGAGAGCCGATGTGCGTGCCAGCAGTTGATCCTCGGTGCTGATCTGCGGACCCCAGCCCAGCTTCGCGTCGAAGGCCCGTAACAGGGCGTACTCGCAGCGCGCGGCAGCCGCCAGATCCGACGCGCTGTACAGCACGCTGCCCCCGTCGACGAACACGCCAGCCACTGTAGGTGGGGGCGGGGACAGCCCTACCCGGTGTTGCCGATGAGCTCCACCCCGTTGCCGTTCCAGCGGAACTTCACGATGCTGTCCAGACCCAATCCGTCGGTGTACTTCAATGCCACGGTGTCGCCGGTGCTCTGCGTGGGCTCGATGCCGTTGAAGCCGAAGGTGTCGGGAACGCCGGTGGGGATGAACTTGCCGAGGTGGAACAGCACGGCCCGGGTATTGGGGTTGTCGGCGTTGGTGTTGGCCCTGATGATCACCGCCGACAACGGTGCGCACTCGTTGTAGTTGCCCGCCACCGGTTCGGGGTTCCAGCCCTGCCCGCTGCGCGGGTCTTTGGGCAGCTCCGAGACCGCTGCGACAATCGCGGGCGCGGCCAGGTTCACCGCACACGGATCGGCGGGCTCGCTGGTGGGCGGCGGCGCCACGGTGCTGACCGGCGGTGGCGCGGGAGGAGGCGCGGAGCTGGTGGCGCTGGCCTCTGGCGTCTGCGACGCAGTGGAGTCACCGGAGCCACAGGCCGGCACAAACACCACAGCCAATGCCGCCGCGACGCACCCGATGAAACGGCCGGTCAGCGCTGTCCTCTCGCTTGTGCCACACACATCGCGCCACGCTACCGGCTCGACGTGACGACCCCGAACCACCGATGGTCAGGCGTTACCCGCTGCGGGCTCTAGACTGATACCCCGATGACCACTCCGGAACCCGATCAGACAACCACGTCCAGCGACGCTGCACCGACGCCGGCGACGTTCGCTGATCTGCAGATACACCCAGCGGTCCTGGAGGCAGTCTCCGAGGTCGGCTACGAAACCCCGTCCGCCATCCAGGCAGCCACCATCCCGGCCCTGCTGGCGGGCTCTGATGTCGTTGGCCTGGCGCAGACCGGCACAGGCAAGACCGCGGCCTTCGCGATCCCGATCCTGTCCAAGATCGACACCAGCAGCAGGACCACACAAGCGCTGGTGCTGGCGCCTACCCGCGAGCTGGCACTGCAGGTGGCCGAGGCATTCAGCCGTTACGGCGCCAAGCTCAAGGTCAACGTGCTGCCGATCTACGGCGGCTCGTCCTACGTGCCGCAGATCGCCGGTCTCAAACGCGGCGCTCAGGTGGTGGTCGGTACCCCCGGCCGCGTGATCGACCACCTCGAGAAGGGCAACCTGGACCTGTCGCACCTGGACTACATGGTGCTCGACGAGGCCGACGAGATGCTGCAGATGGGCTTCGCCGAGGACGTCGAGCGCATTCTGTCCGAGACACCGGAGTACAAACAGGTTGCCCTGTTCTCGGCGACCATGCCGCCGGCCATCAAGAAGATCACCGCCAAGTACCTGCATGACCCGGTCGAGGTCACGGTCAAGGCCAAGACGCAGACGGCCGAGAACATCACGCAGCGCTACCTGCAGGTGTCCTACCCGCGCAAGATGGACGCGCTGACCCGGTTGCTCGAGGTCGAACAAGGCGACGCCATGATCGTCTTCGTCCGCACCAAGCAGGCCACCGAAGAGGTGGCCGAGAAGCTGCGGGCACGGGGCTTCGCCGCGGCCGCCATCAACGGCGACATCCCCCAGGCGGTGCGTGAGCGCACCATCTCGGCGCTCAAAGACGGTTCCATCGACATCCTCGTCGCCACTGACGTCGCCGCCCGCGGGCTCGACGTCGAGCGCATCTCGCACGTGGTGAACTTCGACATTCCGCATGATCCGGAGTCCTACGTGCACCGAATCGGGCGCACCGGTCGAGCTGGACGCTCGGGTACCGCGTTCCTGTTCGTGACGCCGCGAGAACGCCATCTGTTGGGGGCGATCGAGCGGGTGACCAGGCAGAAGCTGGTCGAGATCGATCTGCCGTCGGTGGAGGACGTCAACGAGAAGCGGGTGCAGAAGTTCCGCGACTCGATTTCCGATGCGCTGGCCAAGCCGGGAATCGACTTGTTCCGCCAGCTCATCGAAGGCTACGAGCGCGATCACGACGTGCCGCTGGCCGACATTGCCGCCGCGCTGGCGCTGCAGAGCCGCGACGGTGAAGAGTTCCTGCTGACCGAGCCGCCGCCGGAGAAGCGCAAGGAACGCCCCGATCGTCCGCCGCGGCCCGACAAGCCGATGCGCCGCGACGGTGGTTTCGCGACTTACCGGATCGAGGTTGGCAAGCGGCACAAGGTGATGCCGGGTGCCATCGTCGGCGCCATTGCCAACGAGGGCGGACTGCATCGCAGCGATTTCGGGCACATCACCATCAAGCCGGAGTACTCACTGGTGGAGCTGCCGCCGAATCTGCCTGCCGAGACATGGGCGAAGTTAGCCAAGACGCGTATCCAGGGCAACCTGATCAACCTGCAACTCGACGACGGTCCCGGCGGCGCGGCGCCCCACCGGTCAGGTCCTCCCAAGCGCGACACGAAGCCCAAGAAGTACCGCAAGTCGCAATGACCGCGTCCGGGGGGCTGGACGCAGTAGGCGGGCTCGAACAGGTTTCCACCGCGGACCGGGTGGCGTCGCTGACCGGAATCCGGGCTGTGGCAGCCATTTTGGTGGTCGCCACCCATGCCGCGTACACCACGGGTCGTTATCCGCAGGGCTATCTCGGGTTGGTGTACTCGCGCATGGAGATCGGCGTGCCGATCTTCTTCGCCCTGTCGGGGTTCCTGTTGTTCCGTCCGTGGGTGCAAGCCTCCGCGGCTGGTCGCGAAGCCCCTTCGGTGAAACGGTATGCCTGGCACCGGGTGCGACGCATCATGCCTGCGTACGTGGTGACCGTGCTGTTGGCCTATCTGCTGTATCACTTCCGGACAGCGGGCCCCAATCCCGGGCACACCTGGGAAGGTCTGTTCCGTAACCTGACGCTGACCCAGATCTACACCGACGGTTATCTGTATTCCTATCTGCACCAAGGGCTTACGCAGATGTGGAGCCTGGCCGTGGAGGCCGCGTTCTATGTGGTGCTTCCGGGTCTGGCCTATCTGTTGCTCGTGGTGTTGTGCCGGCGGGCGTGGAAGCCCGGTGTGCTGCTGGCCGGATTGGCGGGGCTGGCGCTGATCTCGCCGGGCTGGCTGACGCTGGTGCACCACACGACATTCCTGCCCGACGGCGCCCGGCTCTGGTTGCCCACGTATCTGGTCTGGTTCCTGGCGGGGATGTTGTTGGCGGTTCTGCAGGCCATGCGCGTCACCTGTTATGCGTTCCTGGCGCTGCCGATTGCGCTGATCTGTTTCCTCATCGTGTCCACCCCGATCGGCGGTGAGCCCACCACGTCGCCGACGCAGTTGTACGAAGCGTTGTTCAAGACGGGCTTCTACGCGGTGATCTCCGCACTGGTGATCGCTCCGTTGGCATTGGGCAACCGGGGTTGGTACTCGCGCTTCCTCGCGAGCAGGCCGATGGTGTGGCTTGGGGAGATCTCCTACGAGATCTTCCTGGTGCACCTGGTGTTGATGGAGCTCGTGATGGTCGAGGTGCTGCGCGATCCGGTGTACACCGGATCCATGTGGCAGTTGTTCACGGTGACGATGTTGGTGTCGGTCCCCGCCGCTTGGCTGCTGCACCGGTTCACCCGCGTACGCTCCTGACGCCAGCCTAGTTAGGCTACCCTTAGTTGCATGGCTGACCAGAAACCGTCCCGCGGATTGACCGGAGCCCTCGTCAAACTCTGGCGTGGCGGCGACTATGAGCTGACCGTCACCGGACGCACCGAAATCGGTCCGCATTACCTGCGGCTGCACTTCACCTCCGGGCAGCTGCTGGACGAGCGTCCCATCCATCCGACCATGTGGGTCCGAGGCTGGTTTCCCGACGGCGACAAGTCCCACCAGCGCGGCTACACCCTGGTCAACCCGGACCCGGTAGCGGGCACCGTCGACATCGATTTCGCCCTGCACGACGGCCTGGCCACCCGCTGGGCGCAGGAGGCGCAGCCGGGTGACGTGCTCGAGGTGACGGTTCTGGGCAGCAACTTCCAGCTGCCCACCCCGACCCCGGCCGGCTACATCCTCGTCGGCGACACCGCTTCTCTGCCTGCCATCAACTCCCTGCTCGAGGCCATCGGCGACACGCCAGCCTGGGTGTTCCTGGAAGCCGGCCACGACGACGATCGTGATCTGCCCGTGGTCGGCGCGCATGACGTGACATGGGTGGCCCGCGAGAATGCCGGTGCGGCACTGGTCGAGACGGTAGCCAAGTGGGCCTTCGACGCCTCCGACCATTTCGGCTGGGTGGCCTGCGACAACCGCACTACCCGCAACGTCGCCAAGGTGCTGCGGGAGAACTACGCGATCCCAAGGAAGTCGGTCAAGGCACAGGGTTACTGGGTCGCCTGACTAACAACCCGCCGCTGCCCGTCGATAGACACACTGTGAAGCGGCTTCTCGGGCTCGGTGTGTTGGCGCTGCTGCTGGCGCCGCCGGCGGTGGCCGAGCCGTACGCGCAGCTCGATGCCGTTGCCGTAGCTGCCTCGCCTACGTGTGGCGGCACTGTCAGCGCCGAAGCGCAGCTGACGCCCGTGGGCACCGGGGACGGTGTGCGGGTCGCGATCCACTACGACGCAGGCATCTACGACGGGTCCTGCGCGCTGACGGTGACCGCGCACTGGGTCAACGAGACCACGGGGGCCGAAGGCAGCGGCGACATCACTGCGGTGTCGGTGATCGACGCGCACTACGGGTTCATCGGGTATGCCAACACGGTGTTCGCCACCGGACCCGGCTCGGTGATCGTCACGTTGAGCACTCACCCGGGAGGTGAGCTGCGGGTGACGGTTTGAGCCGGAGTCATGATCGGCACCAGGAACTCCTCGACCATCGCCCGTTCGTCGTCGGCATCGCGACCCGGCAGTAGCAGTAGCGAGGTCAGTACCCGCACCAGCCAGCGCGCTTTGCGTTGCACCGCGGCCGGGTCGTCGGCGCCGAGCGAGACGATGAAGGCTGACCCCATTGCCTGAATCACGTCGGAGGTCTCGGCGATCTCCACGCCGATGGGGGAGCCGCTGGTGGCGAACCACGAGTTGAGCGCCGGACTTTGGCGAACCAGCTCCAGGGAAGTCAGGAAGCCGGCGATCAGGCGTTCACGGGGGTCGGCGATACCGGCGATGCGTTCGGTCATCCGCGCGTGCAGATGGTAGGCCTCCCGGTGCACATACGCGGTGTGCAGCGCTTCCCGGTTCTCGAAGTACCGGTACAGAGTGGCCCTGGAACACCCTGCCGCCACTGCGATCTCGTGCATTCCGACGGCTCCTGGATCGCGTTTGGCGAACAGTTCACCTGCTGCGTCGAGGATGCGGTCGGCCGCGACCTCGCTGCGTCGTGAGCCAAGCCAGTCGCTGCCGGCCATCAGATGGTCACCGGCACCGACAGTGGACGTCGCACGTAGCTTCCCCCGGCCCAGATGATTCCGGACTCGTCGACGTCGAAGTCCGGGCATCGCGTCAACAGTTCGGTGAGCGCCACTCGCGACTGCATGCGCGCGGCGGCCGCGCCCAGGCAGTGGTGGGCGCCATGGCCGAAGGTGAGGATGTTGCGGGGGTTGCGCCTGATGTCCAGT
Coding sequences within:
- a CDS encoding acyltransferase family protein codes for the protein MTASGGLDAVGGLEQVSTADRVASLTGIRAVAAILVVATHAAYTTGRYPQGYLGLVYSRMEIGVPIFFALSGFLLFRPWVQASAAGREAPSVKRYAWHRVRRIMPAYVVTVLLAYLLYHFRTAGPNPGHTWEGLFRNLTLTQIYTDGYLYSYLHQGLTQMWSLAVEAAFYVVLPGLAYLLLVVLCRRAWKPGVLLAGLAGLALISPGWLTLVHHTTFLPDGARLWLPTYLVWFLAGMLLAVLQAMRVTCYAFLALPIALICFLIVSTPIGGEPTTSPTQLYEALFKTGFYAVISALVIAPLALGNRGWYSRFLASRPMVWLGEISYEIFLVHLVLMELVMVEVLRDPVYTGSMWQLFTVTMLVSVPAAWLLHRFTRVRS
- a CDS encoding siderophore-interacting protein; the protein is MADQKPSRGLTGALVKLWRGGDYELTVTGRTEIGPHYLRLHFTSGQLLDERPIHPTMWVRGWFPDGDKSHQRGYTLVNPDPVAGTVDIDFALHDGLATRWAQEAQPGDVLEVTVLGSNFQLPTPTPAGYILVGDTASLPAINSLLEAIGDTPAWVFLEAGHDDDRDLPVVGAHDVTWVARENAGAALVETVAKWAFDASDHFGWVACDNRTTRNVAKVLRENYAIPRKSVKAQGYWVA
- a CDS encoding TetR/AcrR family transcriptional regulator, with the protein product MAGSDWLGSRRSEVAADRILDAAGELFAKRDPGAVGMHEIAVAAGCSRATLYRYFENREALHTAYVHREAYHLHARMTERIAGIADPRERLIAGFLTSLELVRQSPALNSWFATSGSPIGVEIAETSDVIQAMGSAFIVSLGADDPAAVQRKARWLVRVLTSLLLLPGRDADDERAMVEEFLVPIMTPAQTVTRSSPPG
- a CDS encoding LppP/LprE family lipoprotein → MTGRFIGCVAAALAVVFVPACGSGDSTASQTPEASATSSAPPPAPPPVSTVAPPPTSEPADPCAVNLAAPAIVAAVSELPKDPRSGQGWNPEPVAGNYNECAPLSAVIIRANTNADNPNTRAVLFHLGKFIPTGVPDTFGFNGIEPTQSTGDTVALKYTDGLGLDSIVKFRWNGNGVELIGNTG
- a CDS encoding DEAD/DEAH box helicase; amino-acid sequence: MTTPEPDQTTTSSDAAPTPATFADLQIHPAVLEAVSEVGYETPSAIQAATIPALLAGSDVVGLAQTGTGKTAAFAIPILSKIDTSSRTTQALVLAPTRELALQVAEAFSRYGAKLKVNVLPIYGGSSYVPQIAGLKRGAQVVVGTPGRVIDHLEKGNLDLSHLDYMVLDEADEMLQMGFAEDVERILSETPEYKQVALFSATMPPAIKKITAKYLHDPVEVTVKAKTQTAENITQRYLQVSYPRKMDALTRLLEVEQGDAMIVFVRTKQATEEVAEKLRARGFAAAAINGDIPQAVRERTISALKDGSIDILVATDVAARGLDVERISHVVNFDIPHDPESYVHRIGRTGRAGRSGTAFLFVTPRERHLLGAIERVTRQKLVEIDLPSVEDVNEKRVQKFRDSISDALAKPGIDLFRQLIEGYERDHDVPLADIAAALALQSRDGEEFLLTEPPPEKRKERPDRPPRPDKPMRRDGGFATYRIEVGKRHKVMPGAIVGAIANEGGLHRSDFGHITIKPEYSLVELPPNLPAETWAKLAKTRIQGNLINLQLDDGPGGAAPHRSGPPKRDTKPKKYRKSQ